The proteins below are encoded in one region of Telopea speciosissima isolate NSW1024214 ecotype Mountain lineage chromosome 10, Tspe_v1, whole genome shotgun sequence:
- the LOC122643530 gene encoding secreted RxLR effector protein 161-like gives MSTSITLSKDESRIPVDPTRNQVMIESLLYLTASRLDIMFSVCACARFQSNPMPSHLSAVKRIFKYLKGTIDIGLWYPMHNNFELLSFSDANFAGCHIDRKSTSGTCYFLGSCLVSWFSKKQNYVALSTTEAEYIAAGRCCAQILWMRQTLQDYGIQFNPSKIFCDSTNTINLSKNPILHSRAKHIDVRHHFLRDTVLKGEVVLEHIETAKQVADIFTKPLSEEYFCNLLRELGMCNPFL, from the coding sequence ATGAGTACCTCAATCactctctcaaaagatgagagTAGAATCCCTGTTGATCCTACTCGTAATCAGGTTATGATTGAAAGTTTGCTATATTTAACTGCAAGTAGGCTAGATATTATGTTCagtgtttgtgcatgtgctagATTTCAATCTAATCCTATGCCATCACATCTGAGTGCtgttaaaagaatttttaaatatttgaaaggGACAATTGATATAGGACTATGGTATCCAATGCAtaataattttgaattacttagcttttCTGATGCTAATTTTGCTGGATGTCATATTGATCGCAAGAGCACAAGTGGTACCTGTTACTTTCTTGGATCTTGTCTGGTTTCTTggttcagcaagaagcaaaactaTGTAGCACTCTCAACtaccgaagctgaatacattgCAGCTGGAAGGTGCTGTGCCCAAATCCTTTGGATGCGTCAGACTCTTCAAGATTATGGAATCCAATTCAATCCTTCTAAAATATTCTGCGACAGCACAAACACCATCAATCTCAGTAAAAACCCAATTCTTCACTCAAGAGCAAAGCATATAGATGTTCGCCATCACTTTCTTCGAGATACTGTTCTAAAGGGAGAAGTGGTCCTCGAACATATTGAAACTGCAAAGCAAGTCgctgacatctttaccaaaCCGCTGTCTGAAGAATATTTCTGCAATCTTCTACGCGAATTAGGTATGTGCAACCCTTTTCTCTAA